The Achromobacter pestifer genome includes a region encoding these proteins:
- a CDS encoding TonB-dependent siderophore receptor — protein MFSSKNNAARPACRTSRRAVAGALCAVLGAVAPAIHAQPAANASGAAVQARFDIPPGPLGPALSVFAGMARINLSFDPALAEGWRTAGLQGAWTVEAGLTKLLAGTPLAARRDGANVYTLRRIPNEPAAVLPAVRVEGTIESAYGPVAGIVAQRSASGTKTDTPILEIPQTVNVVTRDEITMRGARSIVEALAYTPGAYSPGGSADLRYDNIYLRGGHAARNNLDGARLPFGAYSFGMLQIEPYGLERVEVLKGPSSVLYGQNTPGGLINMVSKLPTLTPQREIELQTGSYGRAQAAADLSGPIDQDGQWSYRLVALQRDAAQSAHYSEEDRTFVAPALMWRPSAATSLTLLGFYQKDHQVPMYGNLPAAGTLYSNPNGRIPRDRYTGEPGWDTYDREQYSAGYLFSHQFNDTWTVRQQLRYSHMRGEARTTVGYMLNPVDMRTWSRTMSRGKGTGATLNVDTQAVARFSTGQVGHEFLAGFDYLDMRDTYQFANVIAGVPPLDLYDPVYGRPRPGISDLIPRIDSRQRTEQSGVYAQDQISYGNWLLTLGGRYDMARSTTRNQLTSGKVSQDDSAFTGRAGLTYMLDSGLAPYVAYSTSFAPTGGTDYESNPFQPAKGRQIEAGLKYQPPGSDSMVTLSAYQLTQTNVLTSDTTPGRPPGFQVQAGEVRSRGIELEGKASLARGWDVIASYSYVDAVVTKSSNVDIVDGAPQSRQGKKQYYAPAHQAAAWLAYKVQEGPLQGLGLGAGVRYIGADWGDAANTLRIPAVTLVDAALSYDLGQMQPAMRGMTLSLNASNLFDRTYVGTCVTTTSCTYGAGRLVLATLRYAW, from the coding sequence ATGTTTTCAAGCAAGAACAACGCGGCCAGGCCAGCTTGCCGCACGAGCCGCCGCGCCGTCGCAGGCGCGCTTTGCGCGGTATTGGGGGCAGTGGCGCCGGCCATTCATGCGCAGCCGGCCGCGAATGCGTCTGGCGCGGCCGTCCAGGCGCGGTTCGACATTCCGCCGGGTCCGCTGGGACCGGCGCTGTCGGTATTCGCCGGGATGGCTCGCATCAATCTTTCGTTCGATCCGGCGCTGGCGGAAGGTTGGCGCACGGCCGGGCTGCAAGGCGCCTGGACGGTCGAGGCGGGGCTGACTAAATTGCTGGCGGGCACACCGTTGGCGGCGCGGCGTGATGGCGCCAATGTCTACACGCTGAGGCGGATTCCCAACGAGCCGGCGGCGGTGCTGCCGGCGGTGCGGGTGGAGGGGACAATTGAGTCGGCCTACGGGCCGGTAGCCGGCATCGTGGCGCAACGCAGCGCCAGCGGCACCAAGACCGACACGCCCATCCTGGAGATCCCGCAGACGGTGAACGTGGTCACGCGCGACGAGATAACGATGCGAGGCGCGCGCAGCATCGTAGAGGCGCTGGCCTACACGCCGGGCGCCTATTCACCGGGCGGCAGCGCCGATCTGCGCTACGACAACATCTATCTGCGCGGCGGCCACGCCGCCCGCAACAACCTTGACGGCGCCAGGCTGCCTTTTGGCGCCTACAGCTTCGGCATGCTGCAGATCGAACCCTACGGACTGGAGCGGGTAGAGGTGCTCAAGGGGCCGTCCTCGGTGTTGTACGGCCAGAACACACCCGGCGGGCTCATCAATATGGTGAGCAAGCTGCCCACGCTGACGCCCCAGCGCGAGATCGAGCTGCAGACCGGCAGCTACGGCCGGGCTCAGGCTGCCGCCGATCTGAGCGGTCCGATAGACCAGGACGGGCAGTGGAGCTACCGCCTGGTCGCATTGCAGCGCGATGCGGCCCAGTCCGCCCACTACTCGGAAGAAGACAGGACCTTTGTCGCTCCGGCATTGATGTGGCGGCCGTCGGCGGCCACCTCGTTGACCTTGCTGGGGTTCTATCAGAAGGACCACCAGGTACCCATGTACGGCAACCTGCCGGCCGCGGGCACGCTTTACTCCAATCCCAATGGCCGCATCCCCCGCGACCGCTACACCGGCGAACCCGGCTGGGATACCTATGACCGGGAACAGTACTCGGCGGGCTATCTGTTCTCGCACCAGTTCAACGACACCTGGACCGTGAGGCAGCAATTGCGCTACAGCCACATGCGGGGCGAGGCGCGCACCACCGTGGGATACATGCTCAATCCGGTGGATATGCGCACCTGGTCACGCACGATGTCGCGTGGCAAGGGCACGGGGGCGACGTTGAACGTGGATACTCAGGCGGTCGCGCGTTTCAGTACCGGCCAGGTCGGCCACGAGTTCCTGGCGGGCTTCGACTATCTGGACATGCGCGATACCTACCAGTTCGCCAACGTCATCGCCGGCGTGCCGCCGCTGGATCTTTACGATCCGGTCTACGGGCGGCCCAGGCCGGGCATCTCGGACCTGATCCCCCGCATCGATTCCCGCCAGCGCACCGAACAGTCCGGCGTTTATGCGCAGGATCAGATCTCGTACGGCAATTGGCTGCTGACGCTGGGCGGCCGCTACGACATGGCGCGCAGCACGACCCGTAATCAGTTGACGTCCGGCAAGGTCTCGCAGGACGACTCGGCCTTCACCGGGAGGGCGGGCCTGACCTACATGCTGGATAGCGGCCTGGCGCCTTACGTGGCGTACTCGACGTCTTTCGCGCCCACCGGCGGCACCGACTACGAGAGCAATCCGTTCCAACCGGCCAAGGGCCGGCAGATCGAGGCGGGATTGAAGTACCAGCCGCCGGGCAGCGACAGCATGGTGACGCTGTCTGCTTATCAATTGACGCAAACCAACGTGCTGACCAGCGATACCACGCCGGGCCGTCCGCCGGGCTTCCAGGTCCAGGCGGGCGAGGTCCGCTCGCGCGGGATCGAACTGGAGGGCAAGGCCAGCCTCGCGCGCGGCTGGGACGTGATCGCTTCGTACTCCTATGTCGATGCCGTCGTGACCAAGAGTTCCAACGTCGACATCGTCGATGGCGCGCCGCAGTCGAGGCAGGGCAAGAAACAGTACTACGCGCCGGCGCACCAGGCCGCGGCATGGCTGGCCTACAAAGTGCAGGAGGGGCCGCTGCAGGGCCTGGGCCTGGGGGCAGGGGTGCGCTACATCGGCGCGGACTGGGGCGACGCGGCCAACACCTTGCGCATTCCGGCGGTGACGCTGGTCGATGCCGCCCTGTCCTACGACCTGGGCCAGATGCAGCCCGCGATGCGAGGCATGACGCTATCGCTGAATGCCAGCAACCTGTTCGACCGCACGTATGTGGGCACTTGCGTGACCACCACGTCGTGCACGTACGGCGCCGGGCGGCTGGTGCTGGCCACGCTGCGGTACGCATGGTGA
- a CDS encoding iron transporter: MVRPRSNWRGVAARAGAATLGAYALAWAAVAAAARLPLAPADAILYPALAAIPAHVGLAIWAFAARSAGRVWLAIAAGCMGCWAMTWAAAA; encoded by the coding sequence ATGGTGAGGCCCCGCAGCAACTGGCGCGGCGTGGCGGCGCGGGCGGGCGCCGCCACGCTGGGCGCCTATGCGCTGGCGTGGGCCGCGGTGGCGGCGGCGGCGCGCCTGCCGCTGGCGCCGGCCGACGCGATCCTCTATCCGGCCCTGGCGGCCATCCCCGCGCATGTGGGCCTCGCGATATGGGCCTTCGCGGCGCGCAGCGCGGGCCGGGTGTGGCTGGCCATCGCCGCAGGCTGCATGGGCTGCTGGGCCATGACGTGGGCAGCGGCGGCATGA
- a CDS encoding PepSY-associated TM helix domain-containing protein, whose translation MNAYPEGSLRQRMAWLHTWVGLLFGWLAFSVFLTGALSVYAPEISLWMKPENSAAGRADQSSTLDRAQDWLARNAAAAASWRIELPDARRPLLTLSWEDDQGGGAVLLDPASGREIVPRDTEGGDFLVEFHYSLHAGQAGIWVVGACTLALLAALVSGVIVHRRFFADFFLFRPRASSGRAWLDAHDVLSVLPLPFHCMILLTALSTLLLGYLPAGVQSRYGGDVAAMVADVFPQPPVSSQRGGAAVMPPLAGLAQRAEAELGAGKIAAITVRQPGTQGALADVWRRYDDRLLAFPDRVSLDAATGRIVDVQTVYPGSLQLIRTLGGLHYGYYAAPLLRALYFLLALSGAAMIATGLVLYTARPAAASSRFGRAAHRLNVAMVCGPICACAAYLLANRLAWPHAAGLHDREVTVFFLAWMVCGVHALVRGERRLWTEQWRMAALLWLAVAPVDLLAMAFDASLRPAWARPLHLAVWAASVAAACVFGYMAHRSRKRRE comes from the coding sequence ATGAACGCATATCCGGAAGGAAGCCTGCGCCAGCGCATGGCCTGGCTGCATACCTGGGTCGGCCTGCTGTTCGGCTGGCTGGCGTTCTCGGTGTTCCTGACTGGCGCGCTCAGTGTCTATGCGCCTGAAATCAGCCTCTGGATGAAGCCGGAGAATTCCGCGGCCGGCCGGGCGGACCAGTCCTCGACCCTGGACCGCGCGCAAGACTGGCTGGCGCGCAATGCCGCGGCGGCGGCTTCCTGGCGCATCGAGCTGCCGGACGCGCGCCGTCCCCTGCTGACGCTGTCATGGGAGGATGACCAGGGTGGCGGCGCGGTGCTGCTTGATCCGGCCAGCGGGCGCGAGATCGTGCCGCGTGACACCGAGGGCGGCGACTTCCTGGTCGAGTTCCACTACAGCCTGCATGCGGGCCAGGCCGGCATCTGGGTGGTCGGCGCCTGTACCCTGGCGCTGCTGGCGGCGCTGGTTTCCGGCGTCATCGTGCACCGGCGCTTCTTCGCGGATTTCTTCCTCTTCAGGCCGCGCGCCTCGTCCGGCCGCGCGTGGCTCGACGCGCACGACGTCCTGTCGGTGTTGCCGCTGCCGTTCCATTGCATGATCCTGCTCACCGCCCTGAGCACGCTGCTGCTGGGTTATCTGCCCGCGGGCGTGCAAAGCCGTTACGGCGGCGACGTGGCCGCGATGGTGGCGGACGTGTTTCCGCAGCCTCCCGTTTCCTCGCAGCGAGGCGGTGCGGCCGTAATGCCGCCGTTGGCCGGCCTGGCGCAGCGCGCCGAGGCGGAATTGGGCGCGGGCAAGATCGCAGCGATCACGGTCAGGCAGCCAGGCACGCAAGGCGCGCTTGCGGATGTCTGGCGCCGGTACGACGACCGCCTGCTGGCCTTTCCCGACCGCGTCAGCCTGGATGCGGCGACGGGCCGGATCGTGGATGTGCAAACTGTCTATCCCGGATCGTTGCAACTGATACGGACGCTGGGTGGGCTGCACTATGGCTACTATGCTGCGCCGCTGTTGCGCGCGCTGTACTTCCTGCTGGCCCTGTCAGGCGCCGCCATGATTGCGACGGGACTGGTTCTGTACACGGCGCGGCCGGCGGCGGCCAGCTCCCGTTTCGGCCGCGCGGCGCACCGGCTGAATGTGGCGATGGTATGCGGCCCGATATGCGCCTGCGCCGCGTACCTGCTGGCCAACCGCCTGGCCTGGCCCCATGCGGCGGGGTTGCATGACCGCGAGGTGACGGTTTTCTTTCTGGCGTGGATGGTTTGCGGCGTGCACGCCTTGGTGCGCGGCGAACGCCGGTTATGGACGGAGCAATGGCGGATGGCGGCGCTGCTATGGTTGGCCGTGGCGCCCGTGGATCTGCTGGCAATGGCGTTCGACGCGAGCCTGCGGCCGGCCTGGGCGAGGCCGCTGCATCTTGCAGTCTGGGCGGCAAGCGTCGCGGCCGCCTGCGTCTTCGGCTACATGGCGCATCGCTCCAGGAAGCGTCGGGAGTAA
- a CDS encoding LysR family transcriptional regulator: MFIRQLSYLLALDKHRHFGRAAESCHVSQPALSNGIRELERELGITIVKRNRTFEGITPEGERVIQWVRQVMASLEGLRQEADLVRGVPQGHLAIGAIPTANHAATLLSAEYREILPQLTLEVTSLSTPEILRRLKAQEIQLGILYERSVLNSADYDAMPLYSERYVLVANEQASLPRQLDWSEVGELPLCLLSPDMQNRQTLNKCFEAVEAKPRVVLQSNDIRVLLAECQSGRAFSILPLSALPALYEGAGLLAHPITPEHAEDICLVRLRRDNQPALSNAAWQIAGQMDLEGVLNHSLPAKP; encoded by the coding sequence ATGTTTATCCGTCAGCTCTCCTATCTTCTGGCCCTGGACAAACACCGCCATTTCGGACGCGCGGCGGAAAGCTGCCATGTCTCGCAACCGGCCTTGTCCAATGGCATACGCGAACTGGAGCGCGAACTCGGGATCACCATCGTCAAGCGCAACCGGACCTTCGAAGGCATCACGCCTGAAGGCGAGCGCGTGATCCAGTGGGTGCGACAGGTCATGGCCTCACTGGAGGGATTGCGGCAGGAGGCCGACCTCGTGCGCGGCGTGCCGCAAGGCCACCTCGCGATAGGCGCGATTCCCACCGCCAATCACGCCGCGACGCTGCTCAGCGCGGAGTACCGCGAGATACTTCCCCAGCTGACCTTGGAAGTCACGTCCCTCAGTACCCCGGAAATCCTGCGCCGGCTGAAGGCTCAGGAAATTCAGTTGGGAATACTCTATGAACGGTCCGTGCTCAATAGCGCAGACTATGACGCGATGCCGCTGTATTCCGAGCGCTATGTGCTGGTGGCGAACGAGCAGGCGTCCCTGCCGCGCCAGCTGGATTGGTCAGAAGTGGGCGAGCTTCCGCTCTGCCTGCTCAGCCCGGACATGCAGAACCGCCAAACCTTGAACAAATGCTTCGAGGCGGTGGAAGCGAAGCCGCGCGTCGTGCTGCAAAGCAACGATATCCGCGTGCTGTTGGCCGAATGCCAGAGCGGGCGGGCATTCTCCATCCTGCCCCTGAGCGCCTTGCCCGCCCTATATGAAGGGGCTGGGCTGTTGGCGCATCCCATCACCCCGGAACACGCCGAGGATATCTGCCTGGTCAGGTTGCGGCGCGACAACCAACCTGCGCTGTCGAACGCGGCCTGGCAGATCGCCGGCCAGATGGACCTGGAAGGGGTCCTCAATCATTCCCTGCCTGCCAAGCCTTGA
- a CDS encoding RidA family protein, with translation MTRTLVNPDSVLDTAQYGYSQACIAAGSRRVVVSGQAATDVHGRVVDIGLQGQTAAALANVERVLVAAGGRMEQLVMLRIYACETVREDLGQVSEELRRRFPANPPPSSWIVVSSLAMPEWLILIEAEAVLE, from the coding sequence ATGACCAGGACACTCGTGAACCCCGACAGCGTGCTCGACACCGCGCAATACGGCTACAGCCAGGCGTGCATCGCCGCCGGAAGCCGCCGCGTGGTGGTCTCCGGCCAAGCCGCCACGGACGTGCACGGCCGCGTGGTCGACATCGGCCTGCAAGGCCAGACCGCGGCGGCGCTTGCCAACGTGGAGCGCGTGCTGGTCGCCGCCGGCGGCAGGATGGAGCAGCTCGTCATGCTGCGGATATACGCCTGCGAAACCGTCAGGGAAGACCTCGGACAGGTCTCCGAGGAATTACGCCGGCGCTTTCCGGCCAATCCGCCGCCGTCGTCGTGGATCGTCGTCAGCAGCCTGGCGATGCCGGAATGGCTGATCCTGATCGAAGCGGAAGCAGTGCTCGAGTAA
- a CDS encoding FdhF/YdeP family oxidoreductase has protein sequence MRKRREVPGIRPYDGPAGGWGALKATAQAVRRQMEVVEAPVVLLRTNQPTGFDCPGCAWPDKEHRSTFQFCENGAKAVTWEATSKRVRPEFFAQRTVSSLLELSDYELEDFGRLTHPMAYDAATDKFVLVSWDAAFERIGEVLRSLDTPDQAEFYTSGRASNEAAYLFQLFAREFGTNNFPDCSNMCHEATSVGLPQSIGIGKGTVSLEDFDHAELILSIGHNPGTNHPRMMGTLHELARRKVPIIVFNPLRERALERFADPQSIVEMATFSSTNIASTYYQVRAGGDAAALKGIMKALLALEVLRGQVLDREFIAEHTLGFDALAADLEATSWTDIETESGLQRADLEHVAEAYAKSNATIVTYGMGITQHNTGTANVKLIADLLLMRGNFGKPGAGICPLRGHSNVQGNRTVGITEKPSPEFLDKLQAVFGFTPPQGHGHDAVQAMEAMVDGKARALICLGGNFAVALPDPELCFAAMKELTLSVHLGTKLNRSHLLVSRETFLLPVLGRTELDVQADGPQSVTVEDSMSMVHASAGKLKPASAELRSEPAIVAAMARATLPHSKVDWLGLVQNYDRVRDLIERTVPGFEGYNARIRVPGGFRMPLPPTERKWNTPTGKAMFSVFPGVRERYEPWPDEVLRLVTIRSHDQYNTTIYGLDDRYRGVFGRRDVLFMNPEDLAAQGLEHGDLVDIETVLPNRTLRLAGITAIEYSIARGSVAAYYPEANVLVPLDYIDKESGTPSYKSIPVRIRKARQADAHA, from the coding sequence ATGAGAAAACGACGCGAAGTGCCCGGCATCCGGCCCTACGATGGCCCGGCGGGCGGCTGGGGCGCGTTGAAGGCCACGGCCCAGGCCGTACGGCGACAGATGGAGGTGGTGGAGGCTCCCGTGGTCCTGCTGCGCACCAACCAGCCTACGGGCTTCGATTGCCCCGGCTGTGCATGGCCGGACAAGGAACACCGCTCCACGTTCCAGTTCTGTGAGAACGGCGCCAAGGCTGTGACCTGGGAGGCGACCAGCAAGCGTGTGAGGCCGGAGTTTTTCGCCCAGCGCACCGTGTCTTCATTGCTGGAACTGTCGGACTACGAACTGGAGGACTTCGGCCGCCTGACGCATCCGATGGCCTACGACGCGGCCACCGATAAGTTCGTTCTCGTGTCATGGGACGCCGCGTTCGAACGCATCGGCGAGGTGCTGCGCAGCCTGGATACGCCTGACCAGGCCGAGTTCTATACCTCGGGGCGGGCCTCCAACGAGGCGGCCTATCTCTTCCAGCTGTTTGCACGCGAGTTTGGCACCAACAACTTCCCGGATTGCTCGAACATGTGCCACGAGGCAACCAGCGTGGGCCTGCCGCAATCCATAGGCATAGGCAAAGGCACCGTATCGCTGGAAGATTTCGACCATGCCGAACTGATCCTATCCATTGGCCACAATCCCGGCACCAACCACCCGCGCATGATGGGCACGCTGCACGAGCTGGCGCGCCGCAAGGTTCCCATCATCGTCTTCAACCCCTTGCGCGAACGCGCCCTGGAGCGCTTCGCCGATCCGCAGAGCATCGTGGAAATGGCGACATTCAGCTCGACCAACATCGCCTCCACCTACTACCAGGTCCGGGCCGGCGGCGACGCAGCCGCGCTCAAAGGCATCATGAAGGCGCTGCTGGCGCTCGAAGTCCTGCGCGGCCAGGTCCTGGATCGCGAATTCATCGCGGAACACACGCTGGGCTTTGACGCGCTGGCCGCGGATCTGGAGGCGACCTCCTGGACCGACATCGAAACCGAAAGCGGCCTGCAGCGCGCGGATCTTGAGCACGTAGCCGAGGCCTACGCCAAGTCCAATGCCACGATCGTCACCTACGGCATGGGGATCACTCAGCACAATACGGGCACGGCCAACGTCAAGCTGATCGCCGACCTGCTGCTCATGCGCGGCAACTTCGGCAAGCCCGGCGCCGGCATCTGCCCGCTGCGCGGCCATTCCAACGTGCAGGGCAACCGCACGGTCGGCATCACGGAAAAGCCCAGCCCGGAGTTCCTGGACAAGCTGCAAGCGGTGTTCGGCTTCACGCCGCCCCAGGGACATGGCCATGACGCGGTGCAAGCCATGGAAGCGATGGTCGACGGCAAGGCCCGGGCGCTCATCTGCCTGGGCGGCAACTTCGCCGTGGCCTTGCCCGACCCCGAACTCTGCTTTGCGGCGATGAAGGAGCTGACGCTGAGCGTGCACCTGGGCACCAAGCTCAACCGCTCGCATCTGCTGGTGAGCCGGGAAACCTTCCTGTTGCCGGTGCTGGGACGCACTGAACTCGACGTCCAGGCCGACGGCCCGCAATCGGTGACCGTGGAAGACTCGATGTCCATGGTCCATGCCTCGGCCGGCAAGCTCAAGCCGGCATCCGCGGAGCTGCGCTCCGAGCCGGCCATCGTCGCCGCCATGGCCCGGGCGACCTTGCCCCATAGCAAGGTGGATTGGCTGGGGCTGGTGCAAAACTACGATCGCGTCCGGGACCTGATCGAACGCACCGTCCCTGGCTTCGAAGGCTACAACGCGCGCATTCGCGTGCCTGGCGGCTTTCGTATGCCCTTGCCGCCGACCGAGCGCAAATGGAACACGCCCACGGGCAAGGCCATGTTCTCGGTGTTCCCCGGCGTGCGCGAGCGCTATGAGCCCTGGCCGGACGAGGTGTTGCGGCTGGTGACCATACGCAGCCACGACCAGTACAACACGACCATCTATGGATTGGACGACCGCTATCGGGGCGTCTTCGGCCGCCGCGACGTGCTCTTCATGAATCCGGAAGACCTGGCCGCGCAGGGCTTGGAGCATGGCGATCTGGTGGACATAGAAACCGTGTTGCCGAATCGGACGCTGCGGCTGGCAGGCATCACGGCGATTGAATACAGCATCGCGCGGGGCTCGGTCGCCGCCTACTATCCCGAGGCCAATGTCCTGGTTCCACTGGACTACATCGACAAGGAAAGCGGCACGCCTTCCTACAAGTCGATACCGGTGCGCATCCGCAAGGCCAGGCAGGCAGACGCCCATGCGTAA
- a CDS encoding bestrophin family ion channel, translating into MFVRPASRAPWLLPFCLVGSIGWVTPFMVGMLFYTFFGLDSLGEQIEEPFDRLPNNLPRDALWRSIEINVGELLGDTDLPPPVAPEDGVLF; encoded by the coding sequence ATGTTCGTCCGCCCCGCCTCCCGCGCTCCTTGGCTACTGCCGTTCTGTCTGGTCGGCAGCATAGGCTGGGTGACGCCGTTCATGGTGGGCATGCTGTTCTATACCTTTTTCGGGCTGGACTCCCTGGGCGAACAGATCGAGGAGCCCTTCGACCGCCTGCCCAACAACCTGCCCCGGGATGCCCTGTGGCGCAGTATCGAGATCAACGTGGGAGAGCTGCTGGGCGACACGGACCTGCCGCCGCCGGTGGCGCCTGAGGACGGCGTGTTGTTCTAG